One genomic segment of Brassica napus cultivar Da-Ae chromosome A3, Da-Ae, whole genome shotgun sequence includes these proteins:
- the LOC106438047 gene encoding clathrin light chain 2, whose product MSVFDDSFVILGDDASESVPVSGSFDTTTDHSFSAYDGSGQVDDSIDDVFAAPSSDYGAYSNGDDVFGSNGGHDGPILPPPSEMESDEGSALREWRRQNAIQLEEKEKKEKELRNQIIEEANQFKEDFHKKRELTCENNKAANREKEKLYMETQEKFYAEASKNYWKAIAELVPKEVPTIEKRRGKKEQDPKKPTISVIQGPKPGKPTDLSRMRQILLKLKQNPPAHLKLAPQPPPEAAAATTTAATPPKNVPETKPTEAVTAA is encoded by the exons ATGTCTGTCTTTGACGATTCCTTCGTTATACTCGGAGATGACGCATCTGAGTCTGTTCCAGTCTCAGGCTCATTCGACACCACTACTGATCACTCCTTCTCAGCCTACGACGGCTCTGGTCAAGTAGATGACTCCATCGACGATGTTTTCGCGGCGCCGTCTTCCGACTACGGAGCTTACTCGAACGGAGACGACGTCTTCGGATCCAACGGTGGACACGACGGTCCCATCTTGCCACCGCCGTCGGAGATGGAATCTGATGAGGGGTCTGCTCTTAGAGAATGGAGAAG ACAAAATGCAATTCAACttgaggagaaggagaagaaagaaaaggagTTGCGGAACCAAATCATTGAAGAGGCAAACCAGTTCAAAGAGGATTTCCATAAGAAGAGGGAGTTAACCTGTGAAAACAACAAAGCAGCTAACAGAGAgaaggaaaag CTGTATATGGAGACGCAAGAGAAGTTCTATGCGGAAGCCAGCAAGAACTACTGGAAGGCAATAGCAGAGTTAGTTCCTAAAGAGGTTCCAACTATAGAGAAAAGGAGAGGGAAGAAAGAGCAAGACCCTAAGAAGCCAACAATCTCTGTCATTCAAGGTCCAAAGCCTGGTAAGCCAACCGATCTCTCAAGAATGAGACAGATATTGCTGAAGCTCAAACAGAACCCGCCAGCTCACCTGAAACTCGCTCCTCAACCTCCACCAGAGGCGGCTGCTGCTACTACTACTGCTGCTACTCCTCCAAAGAATGTTCCTGAAACCAAGCCCACCGAGGCAGTTACTGCTGCTTAA
- the LOC125606854 gene encoding putative ABC1 protein At2g40090, whose product MAARALRTKLLLVGSAVCAGSGAAFIASSEDPSRTLKLCTNIPPRLFRNTVTAASIAFDYEYSLSGLAEGSSEKAKVKHEVHLRSAQKLQELCFKNGGIYIKLGQHIGQLDYLVPEEYVHTMRESMLNKCPVSSYEQVCEVFKKEVGETPDKVFAEFDPVPIASASLAQVHVARTHGGEKVAVKVQHAHMTDTAAADTAAVGVMVNTLHRIFPSFDYRWLLDEMSESLPKELDFLVEAKNSEKCLDNFRKMSPHIAEYVYAPTVYWNLSSSKLLTMEFMDGAQVNDVAKIKKLGIQPYEVSKLVSQTFAEMMFKHGFVHCDPHAANLIVRPSGKRNIYGKQKPQLVLLDHGLYKELDFNTRFNYASLWKALVFSDANAIKQHSAKLGAGDDLYVLFAGILTMRPWKQVINTSADHLVIKGTTEDRSELQMYASQYFPQISELLRRLPRVILLMLKTNDCLRSVNNELVKGSSLESFLIVGKVSSEAVLEAKWSQKKSLVQWLKVWLEGFSVEVRLWVMQFALWVLQVRKALTL is encoded by the exons ATGGCGGCAAGAGCCCTCCGTACAAAGCTCCTCCTTGTTGGTTCCGCCGTATGCGCTGGTTCCGGCGCCGCCTTCATTGCTTCTTCCGAAGACCCATCTAGAACTCTCAAGCTCTGCACCAACATCCCTCCCCGCCTCTTCCGCAACACCGTAACCGCCGCCTCCATCGCTTTCG ATTATGAGTACTCCTTGTCTGGTTTGGCTGAGGGCAGCAGTGAGAAGGCTAAAGTCAAACATGAAGTCCACCTAAGGTCAGCTCAAAAGCTTCAAGAGCTTTGTTTCAAAAATGGAGGAATCTATATCAAACTCGGCCAGCATATTGGACAATTA GATTATCTTGTGCCTGAGGAGTATGTTCATACTATGAGGGAGTCGATGTTAAACAAATGCCCTGTTTCTTCGTATGAGCAAGTGTGCGAGGTTttcaagaaagaagttggagAGACACCAGACAAA GTGTTTGCTGAATTTGACCCTGTTCCTATTGCAAGTGCTTCCCTTGCTCAAGTTCATGTTGCTCGCACCCATGGCGGGGAAAAAGTCGCTGTCAAG GTTCAGCATGCGCATATGACGGACACTGCAGCAGCAGATACTGCAGCTGTTGGAGTTATGGTGAACACCTTGCACCGGATCTTCCCATCATTTGACTACAG GTGGTTGCTAGATGAAATGAGTGAAAGCTTACCAAAG GAACTAGATTTTTTGGTAGAGGCGAAAAACAGTGAGAAATgtctggataatttcagaaagaTGTCTCCCCATATTGCAGAGTATGTCTATGCACCAACAGTCTATTGGAACTTGAGCTCCTCTAAGCTCTTGACTATGGAGTTCATGGATGGTGCTCAGGTGAATGATGTTGCTAAGATCAAAAAGCTTGGGATCCAGCCCTATGAAGTCTCAAAGCTA GTGAGTCAAACATTTGCAGAgatgatgtttaaacatggcTTTGTGCATTGTGATCCACACGCTGCCAATTTGATCGTTCGTCCTTCTGGTAAAAGAAACATATACGGCAAGCAAAAACCACAGCTGGTGCTTCTTGACCATGGCTTATACAAGGAGCTCGACTTCAACACAAGATTCAACTACGCTTCACTATGGAAAGCCCTGGTCTTCTCAGATGCTAACGCCATCAAACAACACAGCGCTAAGCTAGGAGCTGGAGACGATCTCTACGTCCTTTTCGCTGGGATCCTCACAATGAGGCCGTGGAAGCAAGTCATTAACACATCAGCGGATCATTTAGTCATCAAAGGAACTACAGAAGACAGGTCAGAGCTGCAGATGTATGCTTCACAGTACTTCCCTCAGATCTCAGAGCTTCTGAGGAGGCTGCCACGTGTGATCCTTCTGATGCTGAAGACCAACGACTGTCTCAGGTCGGTTAACAATGAGCTGGTGAAAGGGTCGTCTCTTGAGTCGTTCTTGATCGTTGGGAAAGTGTCTTCTGAAGCGGTTTTGGAGGCGAAGTGGTCACAGAAGAAGTCGTTGGTGCAGTGGTTGAAGGTGTGGCTTGAAGGGTTCTCTGTGGAAGTGAGGCTTTGGGTGATGCAGTTTGCACTTTGGGTCTTGCAAGTGAGAAAGGCCTTGACTTTATAG
- the LOC106438048 gene encoding protein EARLY FLOWERING 4 has translation MKRNGETKRRRNVAEEAEQGGEDPAMWENLDRNFRQVQSVLDRNRSLIQQVNDNHQSKMADNMSKNVALIQELNGNISKVVSMYSDINTNFSSAFHGGNNRHDGGGGGAGTRAN, from the coding sequence atgaaGAGGAATGGCGAAACGAAGCGGCGGAGGAACGTCGCAGAGGAAGCAGAGCAGGGAGGAGAAGACCCGGCGATGTGGGAAAATCTAGATCGGAATTTCAGACAAGTGCAATCGGTTTTGGACAGAAACAGATCACTGATCCAGCAGGTCAACGACAATCATCAATCGAAAATGGCTGATAACATGTCAAAGAACGTCGCTTTGATCCAAGAACTCAACGGAAACATCTCTAAGGTTGTTTCCATGTATTCTGATATCAATACCAATTTCTCATCGGCGTTTCACGGTGGCAATAACCGACAcgacggtggtggtggtggtgccgGAACCAGAGCTAATTAA
- the LOC106438046 gene encoding flocculation protein FLO11 — protein sequence MNRSFRAQESSSSLLMDSAERQQRQQLRASMMAEKDEELSLFLEMRRREKEQDNSLLLNNNPHEFDTPLGSKPGTSPVFNLSSGGGPARKTGPPDDFLNSEGDKNDYEWLLTPPGTPLFPSMEMESHRTMMSQSGDSKGRPASLTSRLANSSSEPAARNHLTSRQQTSSPGLSSSSGATRRPSSSGGPGSRPATPTGRSSSTQTTNSKPSRPSTPTSTRTTVSSTTRPSLTHSRSNVSATTKPASLSRSASSSRLTPTASKPTTSTTRSAGSTARSTTTSTGTKSAGPSRSTTPLSRSTARSSTPTSRPTLPPPKTISRSATPTRRPISSATTTAKPTISKVKPSSPVAKPMPTPSKTPAVSRPASPTVRSRPWKPSDMPGFSLETPPNLRTTLPERPLSATRGRPGAPSPRSASVEPSGPAGGRPRRQSCSPSRGRTPMHASGSSVPAVNRGYSRANDNVSPVLMGTKMVERVVNMRKLAPPRSDDKSSPQGNLSAKSSSPDSAGFGRTLSKKSLDMAIRHMDIRRTIPGNLRPLMTNIPASSMYSVRSGHTRGRPMNVSDSPLATSSNASSEISVYNNNGVCLEASEKEDDAGSERGCRSPSSLQGR from the exons atgaatCGAAGTTTTAGGGCACAAGAGTCGTCGTCGTCTCTGTTGATGGATTCAGCAGAGAGGCAGCAGAGGCAACAGCTTAGGGCTTCTATGATGgctgagaaagatgaagagcTCTCTTTGTTTCTGGAGATGAGACGGCGTGAGAAAGAGCAGGATAATAGTCTCCTTCTCAACAACAACCCTCATGAGTTCGACACTCCTTTAG GTTCAAAGCCTGGAACTTCACCGGTGTTCAACCTCTCAAGCGGTGGTGGTCCGGCGCGGAAGACAGGTCCTCCAGATGATTTTCTCAATTCTGAAGGGGATAAAAATGACTATGAATG GCTTCTGACTCCTCCAGGTACTCCTTTGTTTCCTTCTATGGAGATGGAATCACATAGGACTATGATGAGTCAGAGTGGTGATTCAAAGGGCCGCCCAGCTTCATTGACTTCTAGG CTGGCGAATTCCTCATCAGAGCCTGCCGCAAGGAACCATCTAACATCTAGACAACAAACCTCTTCACCTGGATTGAGCTCTTCCAGTGGAGCAACTCGGAGACCTTCATCATCTGGAGGACCTGGATCAAGACCCGCCACTCCCACCGGAAGATCATCATCAACACAGACAACTAATTCAAAACCCTCAAGGCCTTCAACACCCACCTCTACTAGAACCACCGTCTCCTCAACTACACGACCTTCTTTGACTCATTCCAGGTCCAATGTATCTGCAACCACTAAGCCTGCATCTCTGAGTAGGTCAGCAAGTTCATCTCGCCTCACACCTACTGCATCTAAACCAACTACTTCAACCACTAGATCTGCTGGTTCAACAGCTAGATCTACTACCACTAGCACCGGCACAAAATCTGCAGGTCCTTCAAGGTCCACCACGCCTCTGTCAAGATCTACTGCTAGATCTTCAACACCAACGTCAAGACCCACACTTCCTCCTCCTAAAACCATATCGAGGTCAGCTACACCAACTCGCCGTCCCATCAGTTCTGCAACCACTACAGCAAAGCCGACAATATCCAAAGTCAAGCCTTCTTCTCCAGTGGCGAAGCCTATGCCAACACCATCCAAAACCCCTGCTGTATCACGTCCAGCGTCTCCAACAGTGAGGTCAAGGCCATGGAAGCCATCAGACATGCCTGGCTTCTCACTAGAAACTCCTCCGAATCTAAGAACAACGTTACCAGAAAGGCCACTTTCAGCGACAAGAGGCAGACCCGGAGCTCCAAGCCCACGATCTGCTTCAGTTGAGCCAAGTGGTCCTGCAGGAGGAAGACCGAGAAGGCAGTCATGCTCACCATCAAGAGGAAGAACACCGATGCACGCCAGTGGTAGCTCTGTTCCTGCAGTTAACCGTGGATATTCCAGAGCCAATGACAATGTTAGTCCTGTGTTGATGGGAACCAAAATGGTGGAGAGAGTGGTGAACATGCGGAAACTGGCTCCTCCCAGATCAGATGACAAGAGTTCTCCTCAAGGTAACTTGTCTGCAAAGTCCTCTTCACCAGACAGTGCTGGCTTTGGAAGAACACTCTCCAAGAAGTCCCTTGATATGGCTATAAGGCATATG GATATTCGTAGAACCATACCAGGGAATCTGAGACCACTAATGACAAACATTCCAGCATCATCAATGTACAGTGTGAGATCTGGACATACTCGTGGCAGACCAATGAATGTTTCAGACTCTCCACTAGCTACAAGCAGCAACGCGAGCTCAGAGATCAGTGTCTACAACAACAACGGCGTTTGCTTAGAGGCTAGCGAGAAGGAAGATGATGCAGGCAGCGAGAGAGGTTGCAGGTCTCCTTCAAGCTTACAAGGGAGatga